The DNA window GAGGGAACCTGCCTGACCCCAGCCCTCGGCGTCGGCGAAGGGAGCGGTGATCAGCAGCAGGTCCAGTCCGTGGACTCTCCGCCAGTTCTCCGGGGTGACCCGGAGCAGCTCAGCCTGGCCTGCGAAGCGCTTCCAGCCGGCGTCGTCGCCGATGACGCCGATGCGGAGCTCCAGCGGCGGATGCGAGATGCCCGGCCGGCCGGCCGGCAGATCCTGGCCCGATTCGAGCGCCTCGCCCACCAGGCGGGTGGGGGTCTGCACGGCGGGGGAGAGCTGCTGGTGGACGCTGAGCGAACGGAAGTCCTCCGGATCCAGCGAGCTCAGGGCCTTGCTGGAGAAGGAGCTGATCTGCTCAGCGAAGGTGCGCTGCTCGGCATAGGCCTGGGCCCGCTCCGTGTGGGCCTGGGCGACCTCCTGCCACGCCGCAGGAGTCCCGCCCCGCTCCGCCCGTGCCCCGGACAGTGCTCGGGCGGCCGCCCCGTGGGCTTCCTCCACGGTCTCCATCAGGTGGGAGTAGCCGCGCAGAGCGGCTGTGAGCGCGTCCTGCCTGGGTGTCTCATCCTCCGACGAGGAGCTGCTGCCGTCGATCCATCGCACATTGATACTCTAGACGCTTGAGACTCACAGGGTCATGTGACCCTCCCGGATCATCCCGACCACAATCTGAGGAAACAGCGCGACGTGTTCAACTCACTCTCCGATCGCCTGACAGCGACGTTCAAGAATCTCCGCGGCAAGGGCCGGCTCAGCGAGGCTGACATCGACGGCACCGCACGCGAGATCCGCCGCGCGCTGCTCGACGCCGATGTGGCCGTGCCGGTGGTCCGCGAATTCATCGCCAAGATCAAGGCCCGCGCTCTGGGTGCCGAGGTCTCCGAGGCGCTGAATCCCGGACAGCAGGTCGTCAAGATCGTCAACGAGGAGCTCGTGGGCATCCTCGGCGGCGACACCCGTGAGCTGCGCCTGGCCAAGAACCCGCCGACGGTCATCATGCTGGCCGGTCTGCAGGGTGCCGGCAAGACCACCCTGGCAGGCAAGCTTGCCGCCCATCTGAAGGGCAAGGGTCACACCCCGATCCTGGCTGCCTGCGACCTCCAGCGCCCCAATGCCGTCAACCAGCTGCAGGTCGGCGGTGAGCGGGCCGGCGTCCCCGTCTTCGCTCCTCACCCAGGCATCAGCTCTGAAGCAGAGACGCCCACCGGAGATCCGGTCCAGGTGGCCCGCGACGCCGTCAGCGAGGCGCGGTCCAAGCTGCACGACATCGTCATCATCGACACCGCCGGCCGTCTGGGCGTGGACCAGGAGCTGATGCGCCAGGCTGCGGACATCAAGGCCGCCGTCGGGGCTCACGAGACGCTCTTCGTCATCGATTCGATGATCGGTCAGGACGCGGTCAACACCGCCCAGGCCTTCAACGAGGGCGTGGACTTCACCGGTGTGGTGCTGACCAAGCTCGACGGCGACGCCCGCGGCGGCGCTGCGCTCTCGGTGGCGCAGGTGACCGGCAAGCCGGTGATGTATGCCTCCACCGGTGAGGGGCTGAAGGACTTCGAGGTCTTCCACCCGGACCGCATGGCCCGCCGCATCCTGGATATGGGCGATGTGCTCTCGCTCATCGAGCAGGCCGAACAGAGCTGGGACAAGGCCGAGGCCGCCAAGATGGCCCAGAAGTTCGCCGATCAGGAGGACTTCACCCTCGAGGACTTCCGGTCCCAGATGCAGCAGCTCAAGAAGATGGGCTCCATGAAGAAGCTGCTGGGCATGATGCCCGGCGCTCAGGGGATGCGCCAGCAGC is part of the Nesterenkonia lacusekhoensis genome and encodes:
- the ffh gene encoding signal recognition particle protein codes for the protein MFNSLSDRLTATFKNLRGKGRLSEADIDGTAREIRRALLDADVAVPVVREFIAKIKARALGAEVSEALNPGQQVVKIVNEELVGILGGDTRELRLAKNPPTVIMLAGLQGAGKTTLAGKLAAHLKGKGHTPILAACDLQRPNAVNQLQVGGERAGVPVFAPHPGISSEAETPTGDPVQVARDAVSEARSKLHDIVIIDTAGRLGVDQELMRQAADIKAAVGAHETLFVIDSMIGQDAVNTAQAFNEGVDFTGVVLTKLDGDARGGAALSVAQVTGKPVMYASTGEGLKDFEVFHPDRMARRILDMGDVLSLIEQAEQSWDKAEAAKMAQKFADQEDFTLEDFRSQMQQLKKMGSMKKLLGMMPGAQGMRQQLDQFDDSSVDRIEAIINSMTPHERVAPKIINGSRRARIAKGSGVHVSEVNQLLERFGQAQKMMKKMAGGGGMPGGMPGMPGGGAGMPGMGGMPGGAPGGKKKAKQVSKGKKKGKSGNPAKAAQQAREAEQRRAQAAEKRMDGSSFGGDAQDFDPSNLNLPKGFEKYLK